TCCCGGAGGAGGCGCCTTCAGTCGTCCTTGCCGGGCGCCAGTGCGTCCAGCCTGCCGCGCAGCTCGGCCACCTCGCCTTTCAGCGTCAGCACCTGGTCCTGCAGCGAAAACGCCATGCAGAACAGCATCTGCTGCAGCTCCCAGTCGGTCGCCTCGACATTGGGCGGCGTGACCTTGTCGAAAGCCATGGGCTTCTGCCCCTGTGCGACCAGCAGCGCGTTGATCTTTTCCAGGTCCTCGGCGAACCGTGCCTGCACGCCCTCGATATCGGCCTCTTTCGGCATCAGCTCCTGCGGTTTCGGCACGGGACGCAGGTGGCCGTGCAGGATCAGCAGCGGCCCGGCCAGCCGACGGAAGGCCGAGGACCAGGTCGGGAAGGGCCGCGAGCCGCTGAAGATCGCCCAGGCCGTCATCAGCCCCGGCGCGCGCGCCTCGTTGGCCCGTTCGCTTTTCAAACCGTCGAGCCCCAGGATCCGCGTGCAGAAATGCTGCGCCACGTCGCCGATTTCCTCGAAATTGTAGATCTCGAGATTGGGGAAATGCACCGCCCAGTCCTGCGCATGGTCTGCATAGCTCAGCGCGCCGGCCGCGCCCTCCAGCCAGGTGGCGAAGGGGTTCAGCCCGCCGTTGTGGCGCTTGGAGCGGATTTCGAATTCCATGAAGGCGCTGACCGCGCGCTTGTCGTGGCGGCGCACGTAAAGCACCGGGCGCACCCGCACGCCACTGGCCGCCAGCCGCTTGAGCACCCGCAGCACGCGCCACTTCTGCACCAGGAAGGCCTCGTTGCTCCAGACCGCCTGGCGCACGCCCGTCTCGGCCAGCCGCTGCAACTCGTCCCGGACCACCCGTTCGATCTGGGCGTCGATGTATTCGTCCGGCCCCGAGGAAAAGAACAGCTGCGGGCGGTCGCGTTCGCACCAGCCATGGCGCGTGGCGCCCGGGACCTCTTCCAGCGCCAGCCCCATGTAGGACAGCCCCGCCGCCTCCAGCGCCTCGGCATTGCGCAACAGGGTGAACTGCAGCGAGGTCGAGCCGGCCTTGCCGGCCCCGATATGGACGATGAGTTCCGGAAGCTCTGCCTGGTCTGCCATATGGGTCTTTCCCGTCGGTCGTTCCGCCCGGGTCGCCCCGGGCCGGTGGTCGCATTCCGGCCCCTAGTGCCATTCGGCCAGCCGGGATGGCAAGGGCAGGGGGTGGGCCCTGCAATGTTTCGCGCGCGAAACATCTGCGCCGGGCGGGACAAACCCCGCACTACCGCCGTTCCAGCCAATCCTTGAGCTCGCCCAGCAGCCGGGCGTCCACCTGATCGCCCGAGATCTCGATCCGCCCGCTCTCGGGCCAGTGCCGCAGCACCAGGCCGGACGTGATGTCATAGCGGGTCAGGTCGGGCAGCGGTTTCGCGGCGGCCTTCTCCGGCTTCGGGGCAGGGGGGGCGACAGCGGGCGCCAGCGCCGCCTGCAGCACGGCGATTTCCGCCTCGGCGCTCTGCGGATTGGCCTGGGCCAGACGGGCGCGCAGATCTTCCGCGCCGCCGTCCTCCAGCAGCTTCACCAGCGCCAGGCCCAGTTTCTCGGAAATCGCCCAGGGGTAGCGCAGGTCCCCGTCCAGCGCCTCGACCAGCCCGATGAAGGACCCGATCTTGGACCGCTTCGATCGCGTGACCGACCCGTAAAGCCCCTGCAGCGCGGCGCGCGGGCTGTCAAAGACGCCCTCGGCCACCGCGCGATGGGCAATGCGCGCGCGTTCGTAATGGCTGAGGTTGGCGCGGATCTCGTTCTCCTCGACCATCGCCACATAGGCCGCCTCGGCGCTTTCCGGAGCAATCACCAGCGCGCGCACGGTGGCGAACCGCGCCTCCCCGGTCTCCTCGTGCAGTCGGCGCAGCGCGGTCAGCCGCCGCCAGCCCGAGATGAGCCCGTAGCGGCCTGATCCGACCTTCACTACCTCCACCGGCGTCTGCTGCCCGCGCGCCCTGAGCGAGGCGATCAGCGCGCCCATCTCGTCCTCGTCCAGCTGGATCCGGTCGCGCACCAGGTGGCCGGCGGCGATGCTGTCGATGGGCAGTGCCTCGATCAGCCGGCCCTCGTCCCGCGCCGATTGCAGGGCCGAGGACAGCTCGGCCAGGGCCGCGACGGAGGCCGCCTCGCCGGCCACCGAGGCAATGGGCACGGGTCCCAGCCCCGTCGAGGGGCTGAGCGTGGGGGCCGAGAGGTAATCCCCCTGGGCCGGGGTCAGTCGCTTGCGTTTTGC
This is a stretch of genomic DNA from Marinibacterium anthonyi. It encodes these proteins:
- the parB_7 gene encoding Plasmid partitioning protein ParB; its protein translation is MAKRKRLTPAQGDYLSAPTLSPSTGLGPVPIASVAGEAASVAALAELSSALQSARDEGRLIEALPIDSIAAGHLVRDRIQLDEDEMGALIASLRARGQQTPVEVVKVGSGRYGLISGWRRLTALRRLHEETGEARFATVRALVIAPESAEAAYVAMVEENEIRANLSHYERARIAHRAVAEGVFDSPRAALQGLYGSVTRSKRSKIGSFIGLVEALDGDLRYPWAISEKLGLALVKLLEDGGAEDLRARLAQANPQSAEAEIAVLQAALAPAVAPPAPKPEKAAAKPLPDLTRYDITSGLVLRHWPESGRIEISGDQVDARLLGELKDWLERR